GACAATCAAAAATGCGATGATCCAGTGGAGGTGTCGGCCGATTTTTGCATGCATCGGATTCCCCCTTTTTTCCCCGATTGCTTCACTGTACGCAATTTGCAGCGGCCGTGGAACGGCCTGTGTCCCAAAAACGCGAATTTCATGTTGCAAAAACGATGCTCCCGTCCACAAATCCGCGGTCTTCCTAAGCCAGTTGCCCGTTGCCTGCGTTCCGTTTCCCGCATTATTTGAAGTAGACCATGTAAAGGAGGGGGGTTGGCGGTGTCAGTCAATCTGCGGCAACACGCAATGACATTGGTCGGTCGGCCGGTGATCGCCCACCATGTGAACGGAACAGTGTATCGCGGCATTCTCCATTCCGTAACCGACGACGGGATCTACATCCGCCCGCTTTCGGGCACGCGGTACGTTTCCGGCAAAACGAAAGACCGGCGGTTCTGTTATGCGGATAACAGAAAACAAGAAACGCTCCATCCGGAACCGGTCTTCTGGTGGTGGTGGTTCATTCCCTGGGCGGCGCTGGTAGCGCTGGCGGCGATCACGGCCGCGGCGGCTGCCACATGGCCCTGGTGGTGGTAACAGGCGTGGGGCAGGTGACTGCCCTTTTTTTTCGATTCGAACAAAGGGGATGAATACGATGCACAAGATTCGGACGCTCCGGTTTCGCCAACGGGAACCGAAGGATGACCGGTTTATCATCGA
Above is a window of Effusibacillus pohliae DSM 22757 DNA encoding:
- a CDS encoding LSm family protein — protein: MSVNLRQHAMTLVGRPVIAHHVNGTVYRGILHSVTDDGIYIRPLSGTRYVSGKTKDRRFCYADNRKQETLHPEPVFWWWWFIPWAALVALAAITAAAAATWPWWW